A region of Moorena producens PAL-8-15-08-1 DNA encodes the following proteins:
- a CDS encoding glycosyltransferase family 2 protein, with amino-acid sequence MNPTYSLVIPVYNEENSISELYRRICTVMDQLGEVELILVNDGSCDRSLELMRDLHQKDPRVCYLSLSRNFGHQIAVTAGLNFVRGQGIIVLDADLQDPPEVIPVLVEKWQQGYQIVYAQRTQRRRESWLKRFPAYLFYRLLRRLANVEIPLDTGDFCLMDRRVVDVLNAMPERNRYVRGLRSWVGLRQTSVSYVRDPRFAGEIKYTIRKSLALAVDALVSFSKVPLRIATYLGLLATAIALLMAGLVLYWRIFEQNSPVTGFATIMISIFFLGAVQLVSIGILGEYVGRIYEEVKGRPLYVLSEVRGFGSE; translated from the coding sequence ATGAACCCAACCTATTCCCTGGTTATTCCTGTATATAACGAGGAAAACAGTATTTCAGAACTGTACCGACGCATCTGTACAGTAATGGATCAGTTGGGGGAGGTGGAGTTAATTCTAGTCAATGATGGCAGTTGCGATCGCTCTCTAGAGCTGATGCGAGACCTTCATCAAAAAGACCCAAGGGTATGTTACCTAAGTCTTTCCCGTAACTTTGGTCATCAAATTGCTGTCACTGCCGGTCTAAATTTTGTGCGGGGTCAAGGGATTATTGTCCTAGATGCTGATTTACAAGACCCACCAGAGGTCATCCCAGTGCTAGTGGAAAAATGGCAGCAGGGTTATCAAATTGTTTATGCTCAGCGCACCCAGAGACGTCGTGAAAGTTGGTTAAAGCGCTTTCCGGCTTACCTATTTTATCGTTTACTGCGCCGTCTGGCCAATGTCGAGATTCCCTTAGATACGGGGGACTTTTGTTTAATGGATCGACGGGTGGTTGATGTACTCAATGCTATGCCAGAACGCAACCGTTACGTGCGGGGATTGCGTTCTTGGGTAGGGTTGCGGCAAACCTCTGTTTCCTATGTACGTGACCCCCGCTTTGCTGGTGAGATCAAGTACACCATTCGTAAATCCCTAGCCCTAGCAGTAGATGCACTGGTTTCTTTTTCCAAAGTGCCATTGCGAATCGCTACTTATCTGGGATTATTAGCAACAGCGATCGCGCTATTAATGGCAGGGTTAGTGCTTTACTGGCGGATTTTTGAACAGAATTCTCCGGTGACTGGGTTTGCCACCATTATGATTTCAATTTTCTTTTTGGGAGCAGTACAGTTAGTATCTATTGGGATTTTGGGGGAATATGTAGGACGGATTTATGAAGAAGTTAAAGGAAGACCATTGTATGTTTTATCAGAAGTGAGGGGGTTTGGGTCGGAATGA
- a CDS encoding PEP-CTERM sorting domain-containing protein (PEP-CTERM proteins occur, often in large numbers, in the proteomes of bacteria that also encode an exosortase, a predicted intramembrane cysteine proteinase. The presence of a PEP-CTERM domain at a protein's C-terminus predicts cleavage within the sorting domain, followed by covalent anchoring to some some component of the (usually Gram-negative) cell surface. Many PEP-CTERM proteins exhibit an unusual sequence composition that includes large numbers of potential glycosylation sites. Expression of one such protein has been shown restore the ability of a bacterium to form floc, a type of biofilm.) — MFKVPSICHLALLTTGAALSLAVIETNPAQAITITYEFSTEEFSGKFSYDDANEIRRESEEPMSGMPVVELKYPVDEIEFFFNNTTYTKADSTREPVWSILAGQGQLSWATEDFRFNPASGPSIFGDLFTRFDVDGEFVDTVGFRRVENEPPASVPEPGTVIGLTLLGLGWLSKKKIASSPRV; from the coding sequence ATGTTTAAAGTACCAAGTATCTGCCACTTAGCACTACTCACTACTGGTGCGGCTTTAAGCCTAGCAGTTATTGAAACTAATCCTGCACAAGCTATTACCATTACCTATGAGTTTTCAACAGAAGAATTTTCGGGTAAGTTCAGCTATGATGACGCCAATGAAATCAGGAGGGAATCTGAGGAGCCTATGTCAGGTATGCCCGTGGTAGAGTTAAAGTATCCAGTCGATGAGATTGAGTTTTTTTTCAACAATACAACCTATACCAAGGCGGATTCTACGAGAGAGCCTGTATGGTCAATCCTGGCCGGACAAGGCCAGCTAAGTTGGGCTACAGAAGATTTTAGGTTTAATCCTGCTAGTGGTCCAAGTATTTTCGGAGACTTATTTACTAGGTTCGATGTAGATGGAGAGTTCGTAGACACAGTGGGTTTTAGGCGGGTAGAAAATGAACCACCAGCAAGTGTACCTGAACCTGGCACGGTTATAGGACTTACTCTTTTAGGTTTAGGCTGGCTCTCAAAGAAAAAGATAGCATCTTCCCCAAGGGTATAG
- a CDS encoding bifunctional heptose 7-phosphate kinase/heptose 1-phosphate adenyltransferase, with protein MTEFTSFKTQLAASAQRLFELIDGFKQSKVLVVGDLTLDEFLTGEVERISREAPVLIIRHETTRQTPGGGANAVYNLAKLGATVKVAGFLSKDPQGQVLRTMFEEVGIDTSAIVIDPDRPTVTKSRIAGHARQSVTQQIVRIDRKSDELPDRDKQLELAAQIRQHLGQVDAVVCSDYGDGVFTPPVIEAVLSHDRTIVDTQKDLERYHGARVFTPNLPEAERAVGYGIKRFEDLLRAGRDLLALTQGEEILITRGEQGMSLFGRDGKVEHIPAFNRTDVFDVTGAGDTVVAALTLSLCLGASYWEAAVLGNLAASIVVRQFGTATTSQDEMKEALRGLLELEE; from the coding sequence ATGACTGAATTTACGTCTTTCAAAACTCAACTAGCTGCTTCAGCTCAACGTTTGTTTGAGCTAATTGATGGTTTTAAGCAATCCAAGGTACTAGTGGTTGGTGATTTAACTCTTGATGAATTTCTCACAGGTGAAGTGGAACGAATTTCACGAGAGGCACCAGTATTAATAATACGTCATGAAACCACTCGTCAAACCCCTGGTGGTGGGGCAAATGCTGTTTATAATCTGGCTAAGCTGGGAGCAACGGTTAAGGTAGCTGGGTTTTTGAGTAAAGATCCTCAAGGGCAAGTGCTGCGGACGATGTTTGAAGAGGTGGGGATTGATACTAGTGCGATCGTGATTGATCCAGACCGACCAACAGTCACCAAAAGCCGGATTGCTGGTCATGCCCGTCAGTCGGTGACTCAGCAGATTGTGCGAATAGACCGCAAGTCGGATGAATTGCCCGACCGGGATAAGCAGTTAGAGTTGGCAGCACAAATACGACAACATTTAGGTCAGGTGGATGCTGTGGTTTGTTCTGATTACGGAGATGGTGTGTTTACACCACCAGTGATTGAAGCGGTTTTGTCTCACGACCGCACCATTGTAGATACTCAGAAGGATCTGGAGCGTTATCATGGCGCTAGAGTTTTTACTCCGAATTTGCCAGAAGCCGAGCGAGCAGTGGGTTATGGGATTAAGCGTTTTGAGGATTTGTTGAGAGCTGGTAGAGATTTGTTGGCACTGACTCAAGGGGAAGAAATTCTGATTACTCGTGGTGAACAGGGGATGAGTTTGTTTGGTCGTGATGGTAAGGTTGAGCATATCCCAGCCTTTAATCGCACCGATGTGTTTGATGTAACTGGTGCTGGGGATACGGTGGTAGCAGCCCTGACCTTGAGCTTGTGTCTGGGGGCTTCTTACTGGGAAGCAGCGGTTTTAGGGAATTTGGCCGCTAGCATTGTGGTGCGTCAGTTTGGGACAGCCACTACTAGTCAGGATGAGATGAAAGAGGCTTTACGGGGATTGTTGGAGCTTGAAGAATAA
- a CDS encoding caspase family protein: protein MFSRNLAFITGINNYTNGISPLNTAVNDAKKLVEILREKHDYKVWDFLDKEANLSEFNKLLSHTLPEQVTENDRLLFYFAGHGVALNEDDGPAGYLIPQDAKLGDINSYLPMTKLHDALSQLPCRHFLGILDCCFAGAFKWSSSRDLLTSPEVIHQERYDRFITDPAWQIITSSASDQKAFDNFNLDSERSQVGNHSPFASALLEALEGAADIIPPAKDGKPAGDGVITATELYLYLRDRVEIPTEKWRLRQTPGIWCLNKHDKGEYIFLSPGHELNLPPAPPLDESQNPYRGLKSFDEKHSSLFFGRTLLVEKLEDFVKANPLTVVLGASGSGKSSLVKAGLIPKLRQSQTEKWCILPPIRPGETPLEPLNNVLTEAKLPNVEPQNPQQNLAMSIDVWAKNNPNSKLLLFIDQSEEIITLCQNLDERQGFFQQILTAINAHRDKLRVVLTLRSDFEPQVRDAGLRFVPTDYNVGKTLLKKRWHNGRFIVPGMTRGELREAIEKPAQARVMYFQPHDLVEELIDEVADMPGALPLLSFALSELYLKYLRRQREAQYSGITIDRALTQTDYSELGGVMQSLTQRADEEYQALVHENPAYDQVIRHVMLRMVALTGGELARRRVPLSELEYPPQKNDLVKEVIERFSTARLLVKGLDSEGNPDVEPAHDALVRGWQRLLEWKQKEEENLLLQRRLTPAAQEWESQKKAKFLWNANPRLDLLKKVLNSENNWFNQVEAEFVQRSVRRKSFNTRRNWVVAIAVMLGLGTGLVLSTYFGLQSRKRAINSDLLVQAANINYSLSVKPTTEELLQAIELTAKIQDHQKSLQPTVINEVNSSLLAALDKVRERNRLQGHTDDVTDIAFSPDGKKILSGSEDNTVRLWDTETGQLLYTLEGHTSFVKDIAFSSDGKQILSGSHDYTLRLWDTETGQLIHQLEGHKSSVTDIAFSRDGKQILSGSDDNTLRLWDTETGQLLHTLEGHKGWVHDIAFSPDGKQILSGSEDNTLRLWDTETGLLIHQLEGHTFVTDIAFSRDGKQILSGSPDNTLRLWDTETGQTLHTLEGHTYEVTDIAFSPDGKQILSGSADSTVRLWRTETGIPLHTLEGHTNAVYDIAFSRDGKQILSGSADSTVRLWDTETGLLIRTLEGHTSYVNDIAFSRDGKQILSGSDDNTLRLWDTESGQLLHTLEGHKSNVSDIALSPDGKQILSGSYDKTLRLWDTETGLLIHTLEGHKSFVTAIAFSPNGKQILSGSSDKTLRLWDTETGLLIHTLEGHKSNVNDIAFSRDGKKILSGSYDNTVRLWDTETGLLIHTLEGDKGWVTAIAFSPDGKQILSGSSDRTLRLWDTETGLLIHTLEGHTSWVKDIAFSRDGKQILSGSSDNTVRLWDTETGLLIHTLEGHKSNVNDIAFSRDGKQILSGSQDRTLRLWDTETGLLIHTLEGHKSWVNEIAFSRDGKQILSGSDDNTVRLWDTETGQLLHTLEGHTDDVTDIAFSPDGQQILSGSKDNTVRLWLGLNWQNLLKEGCNQLQFHPDLVVPKNNEAGEACLKHASWDDKAKADFLVRQGRAILQKEPNIKSAVKKFKKAQKLYPDIDLNPDTEEIDKDPKIVAHLLAQNSK from the coding sequence ATGTTTTCTCGCAATCTCGCATTTATCACCGGTATCAATAACTACACCAACGGCATTTCTCCCCTCAACACTGCCGTAAACGATGCCAAAAAACTAGTGGAAATTCTCCGCGAGAAGCATGATTACAAAGTCTGGGATTTCCTAGACAAAGAGGCAAATCTATCTGAGTTTAACAAATTATTATCCCATACCTTACCAGAACAAGTCACTGAAAATGACCGCTTATTATTTTACTTTGCTGGTCATGGAGTCGCGCTCAATGAGGATGATGGCCCGGCTGGTTACTTAATTCCTCAAGATGCCAAACTGGGGGATATTAATAGTTATCTGCCCATGACCAAGTTACACGATGCTTTAAGTCAATTACCCTGTCGTCATTTCTTGGGTATCCTCGACTGCTGTTTTGCTGGTGCTTTTAAATGGTCGAGTAGTAGGGATTTACTCACATCCCCAGAAGTAATTCACCAAGAACGATACGACCGTTTTATTACTGACCCAGCCTGGCAAATCATTACCTCCTCAGCTTCTGACCAAAAAGCTTTCGATAACTTTAATTTAGATAGCGAACGCAGTCAAGTCGGCAATCATTCCCCTTTTGCTAGTGCATTATTAGAAGCCCTCGAAGGGGCAGCAGATATAATTCCTCCTGCAAAAGATGGTAAACCGGCTGGAGATGGGGTAATTACAGCCACCGAATTATATTTATATTTACGGGATCGAGTCGAAATTCCCACAGAAAAATGGCGTCTACGACAAACCCCTGGTATTTGGTGTTTAAATAAGCACGATAAGGGAGAATATATCTTTCTTTCTCCCGGACATGAACTTAATTTACCCCCCGCACCACCTTTAGATGAGTCACAAAATCCTTATCGCGGTTTAAAGTCCTTTGACGAGAAACACAGTTCACTGTTTTTCGGTAGAACATTACTAGTAGAAAAGTTAGAAGATTTTGTCAAAGCTAATCCCCTGACAGTGGTGTTGGGTGCTTCCGGTTCCGGTAAATCAAGCTTGGTAAAAGCCGGATTAATTCCCAAACTACGGCAATCTCAGACTGAGAAATGGTGTATTTTGCCACCCATCCGTCCTGGTGAGACTCCCTTGGAACCATTAAATAATGTGCTGACTGAAGCTAAGTTACCTAATGTTGAGCCACAAAACCCACAGCAGAACCTGGCAATGAGCATTGATGTTTGGGCGAAGAATAACCCCAACTCTAAGTTATTACTGTTTATTGACCAAAGCGAAGAAATTATTACACTCTGTCAAAACTTAGATGAGCGTCAGGGTTTTTTCCAACAGATACTCACAGCCATAAATGCCCATCGGGATAAATTACGGGTAGTATTAACCCTACGCTCTGACTTTGAACCCCAAGTCAGGGATGCTGGCTTAAGGTTTGTCCCCACAGACTATAACGTGGGAAAAACTTTGCTTAAAAAGCGTTGGCACAACGGACGATTTATTGTGCCAGGGATGACACGAGGGGAACTAAGGGAAGCAATCGAGAAACCGGCTCAAGCACGGGTGATGTATTTTCAGCCCCACGATTTAGTAGAAGAATTAATAGATGAAGTGGCGGATATGCCCGGAGCATTGCCCCTGCTTTCTTTTGCCTTGAGCGAACTTTATCTCAAGTATTTAAGGCGGCAACGGGAGGCACAATACAGCGGTATTACTATTGACCGGGCGTTGACTCAAACCGATTATAGTGAATTGGGGGGAGTCATGCAATCACTAACTCAAAGGGCTGATGAAGAATATCAGGCGCTAGTTCATGAAAATCCAGCTTATGACCAAGTTATCCGTCATGTGATGCTGCGGATGGTTGCCCTGACTGGGGGTGAGTTAGCCCGTAGGCGCGTACCGTTATCAGAATTGGAATATCCGCCTCAGAAAAATGATTTAGTTAAGGAAGTAATTGAGCGTTTTAGCACAGCACGGTTATTAGTAAAAGGACTTGATAGTGAGGGGAATCCTGATGTGGAACCAGCCCATGATGCTTTGGTGCGGGGTTGGCAAAGGTTGCTGGAGTGGAAACAAAAAGAGGAGGAAAATTTACTTCTACAACGGCGGTTGACTCCTGCAGCCCAGGAGTGGGAAAGCCAGAAAAAGGCAAAGTTTCTTTGGAATGCTAACCCTCGTCTTGATTTGTTGAAAAAGGTACTCAATTCTGAGAATAACTGGTTTAACCAAGTGGAAGCTGAGTTTGTGCAGCGTAGCGTCAGGCGAAAAAGCTTCAATACTCGTCGGAATTGGGTTGTTGCGATCGCAGTTATGCTGGGGTTAGGTACAGGTTTAGTATTATCGACTTATTTTGGCTTACAATCTCGTAAACGGGCAATTAACTCAGACTTACTAGTACAAGCTGCCAATATCAACTATTCTCTATCAGTAAAACCTACTACAGAAGAATTGCTCCAAGCTATTGAATTAACCGCTAAAATTCAAGATCACCAAAAATCCTTGCAACCAACAGTGATCAATGAAGTTAATTCTAGCTTATTGGCAGCTTTAGATAAGGTTAGAGAAAGGAATCGTTTACAAGGTCATACAGATGATGTCACTGATATCGCTTTTAGTCCAGATGGCAAAAAGATTCTCAGTGGGAGTGAGGACAACACAGTGCGGTTGTGGGACACAGAAACAGGTCAACTGCTCTATACACTAGAAGGTCATACAAGTTTTGTCAAGGATATCGCCTTTAGTTCAGATGGCAAACAGATTCTCAGTGGCAGTCATGACTACACCTTGCGTTTGTGGGACACAGAAACCGGTCAACTAATTCATCAACTAGAAGGTCATAAAAGTAGTGTCACTGATATCGCTTTTAGCCGAGATGGCAAACAGATTCTCAGTGGCAGTGACGACAACACCTTGCGGTTGTGGGACACAGAAACCGGTCAACTTCTCCATACATTAGAAGGTCATAAAGGTTGGGTCCATGATATCGCTTTTAGCCCAGATGGCAAACAGATTCTCAGTGGCAGTGAGGACAACACCTTGCGGTTGTGGGACACAGAAACAGGTCTTCTAATCCATCAACTAGAAGGTCATACTTTTGTCACTGATATCGCTTTTAGTCGAGATGGCAAACAGATTCTCAGTGGCAGTCCTGACAACACCTTGCGGTTGTGGGACACAGAAACAGGTCAAACTCTCCATACATTAGAAGGTCATACTTATGAGGTCACTGATATCGCTTTTAGTCCAGATGGCAAACAGATTCTTAGTGGCAGTGCTGACTCCACAGTGCGTTTGTGGCGCACAGAAACCGGTATTCCTCTCCATACATTAGAAGGTCATACAAATGCTGTCTATGATATCGCTTTTAGTCGAGATGGCAAACAGATTCTCAGTGGCAGTGCTGACTCCACAGTGCGTTTGTGGGACACAGAAACAGGTCTTCTAATCCGTACCTTGGAAGGTCATACTAGTTATGTCAATGATATCGCTTTTAGTCGAGATGGCAAACAGATTCTCAGTGGCAGTGACGACAACACCTTGCGGTTGTGGGACACCGAATCCGGTCAACTTCTCCATACATTAGAAGGTCATAAAAGTAATGTCAGTGATATCGCTTTGAGTCCAGATGGCAAACAGATTCTCAGTGGCAGTTACGACAAAACCTTGCGGTTGTGGGACACAGAAACAGGTCTTCTAATCCATACCTTGGAAGGTCATAAAAGTTTTGTCACTGCGATCGCTTTTAGTCCAAATGGCAAACAGATTCTCAGTGGCAGTTCCGACAAAACCTTGCGGTTGTGGGACACAGAAACAGGTCTTCTAATCCATACATTAGAAGGTCATAAAAGTAATGTCAATGATATCGCTTTTAGTCGAGATGGCAAAAAGATTCTCAGTGGCAGTTACGACAACACAGTGCGCTTGTGGGACACCGAAACAGGTCTTCTAATCCATACCTTGGAAGGTGATAAAGGTTGGGTCACTGCGATCGCTTTTAGTCCAGATGGCAAACAGATCCTCAGTGGCAGTTCCGACAGAACATTGCGGTTGTGGGACACCGAAACAGGTCTTCTAATCCATACATTAGAAGGTCATACTAGTTGGGTCAAGGATATCGCTTTTAGTCGAGATGGCAAACAGATTCTCAGTGGCAGTTCCGACAACACAGTGCGCTTGTGGGACACCGAAACAGGTCTTCTAATCCATACCTTGGAAGGTCATAAAAGTAATGTCAATGATATCGCTTTTAGTCGAGATGGCAAACAGATTCTCAGTGGCAGTCAGGACAGAACATTGCGGTTGTGGGACACCGAAACAGGTCTTCTAATCCATACCTTGGAAGGTCATAAAAGTTGGGTCAATGAGATCGCTTTTAGTCGAGATGGCAAACAGATTCTCAGTGGCAGTGACGACAACACAGTGCGCTTGTGGGACACAGAAACCGGTCAACTTCTCCATACATTAGAAGGTCATACTGATGATGTCACTGATATCGCTTTTAGTCCAGATGGCCAACAGATTCTCAGTGGCAGTAAGGACAACACAGTGCGTTTGTGGCTGGGTTTAAATTGGCAAAATTTGTTAAAAGAGGGATGTAATCAGCTGCAATTTCATCCTGACCTCGTTGTACCTAAAAATAATGAAGCAGGAGAAGCTTGTCTTAAGCATGCCAGTTGGGACGATAAAGCGAAAGCAGACTTTCTGGTGAGACAAGGTAGGGCTATTTTACAAAAAGAGCCAAATATCAAGAGTGCTGTTAAAAAATTTAAAAAAGCGCAAAAACTCTATCCTGACATCGACCTCAATCCAGATACAGAGGAAATAGATAAAGACCCTAAAATAGTAGCGCACTTGTTAGCCCAAAACTCGAAATAA
- a CDS encoding PPC domain-containing DNA-binding protein: MIEAFAIRIQPDQDLKVSLINVVKKNTIQAGFILTAVGSLKQANLRFANQNTSKLLIEKFEIVSLVGTLSIHGVHLHISLADKNGKVIGGHLAEDCIIYTTAEIVIGTSEEFSFIRTLDQTTGYKELEVRHKNRVMSTE; encoded by the coding sequence ATGATTGAAGCCTTTGCGATTAGGATACAACCGGATCAGGATTTAAAAGTTAGCTTAATCAATGTTGTCAAAAAAAATACTATTCAAGCTGGTTTTATTTTGACAGCCGTTGGTAGTCTCAAACAAGCTAACCTTCGATTCGCTAATCAAAATACCAGTAAATTATTGATCGAAAAATTCGAGATAGTGTCTTTAGTTGGAACTCTATCGATCCACGGTGTCCATTTACACATTTCCCTTGCTGATAAAAATGGTAAAGTGATAGGTGGTCACTTAGCTGAAGATTGTATCATCTATACAACAGCCGAGATAGTAATCGGAACCAGTGAAGAATTCAGTTTTATTAGAACACTCGATCAAACAACCGGCTACAAAGAACTGGAAGTTCGGCATAAAAATAGGGTAATGAGTACTGAATAA
- a CDS encoding transglycosylase SLT domain-containing protein yields MLKERRQQFLLLAGAIVLLVSVSLGAVFLGVTVANQLEEKEENKTASQGLTESTGKSAVARLVSLPPQQRATNLDAFASGPKSREQYRARYLLASDLIQQNQPEQALNHLEGLESDYPVLASHVVLKRAQAYQAMGDSAKATAAWGTILKKYPNQAVAAEALYHLGKSNPKHWDDAIAKFPSHPRTLEIVRQRLKANPNQLPLLLLLAKHTPKALGMQEIRDRIVDKYAEQLTPEDWEMIGNGYWETWKYGKAGKAYAQAPRTPRNLYRAGRGLHLDTKASKGKIFYEQLISAYPNAKETGLALRRLASISKRTEALAYLDQVIQNYPDEAPQALLDKAKILEKLNSKVSAGQARKSVLTQYASSDAAANYRWQMAQKKAAKGQLQQAWQWAQPITTNNPDSDIAAQAGFWVGRWASKLGRPNDAKAAFEHVLARYPESYYAWRSANYLGWNVGDFTSVRYLMPKVVRPQARPLLTDGSATLKELYKLGQDQDAWALWQVELGDRKELSVSEQFSDGLLRLGIGDNLKGINQVWSLKRRETPQEQAEWAALRDDPKYWHALFPFPFLNSIVNWSGQRELNPLLVTALIRQESRFEPEIRSVAGAMGLMQVMPATGSWVAQKIQLKEYNLKNPDDNIKLGTWYLSFTHQQNSNNSLLAVASYNAGPGNVSKWVNRYGFSDPDAFIEKIPFRETKGYVKTVFGNYWNYLRLYNPDISRMVEAHAANKSVASSN; encoded by the coding sequence ATGTTAAAAGAGCGTAGACAGCAATTTCTGTTATTGGCTGGAGCCATAGTGTTATTGGTATCAGTGTCCCTGGGAGCAGTATTCTTAGGTGTCACCGTAGCCAATCAACTAGAGGAAAAAGAGGAAAACAAGACTGCCAGCCAAGGGTTAACAGAGTCAACAGGCAAATCCGCTGTAGCACGGCTGGTTTCTCTGCCACCTCAACAACGAGCAACTAACCTAGATGCTTTTGCCTCCGGTCCGAAGTCTCGGGAACAGTATCGCGCCCGTTATCTGTTGGCATCGGATTTAATTCAACAAAATCAGCCAGAACAAGCCCTAAACCATCTCGAAGGACTTGAGTCAGATTATCCGGTTTTAGCATCCCACGTTGTCCTCAAACGTGCTCAAGCTTACCAAGCCATGGGGGATAGCGCTAAGGCTACAGCAGCCTGGGGTACTATCCTGAAAAAGTACCCCAACCAAGCAGTGGCAGCAGAAGCCCTTTATCATCTAGGAAAATCTAATCCTAAGCACTGGGACGATGCGATCGCAAAATTTCCCAGCCATCCCCGTACTCTAGAAATTGTCCGACAGCGCCTCAAAGCCAATCCCAACCAACTCCCATTACTATTACTCTTAGCCAAGCACACTCCTAAAGCCTTAGGAATGCAGGAGATCCGAGACCGGATCGTTGACAAGTATGCTGAGCAACTCACCCCGGAAGACTGGGAAATGATTGGCAATGGTTACTGGGAAACCTGGAAATATGGCAAAGCGGGTAAAGCCTACGCCCAAGCTCCCCGTACTCCCCGCAATCTCTACCGTGCAGGTCGAGGGCTTCATTTAGATACAAAAGCCAGCAAAGGCAAAATCTTTTATGAACAGTTGATCAGCGCCTATCCCAATGCCAAAGAAACCGGATTAGCCTTGAGGCGTCTTGCTAGTATCTCTAAGCGAACAGAAGCCTTAGCTTATCTGGATCAAGTCATCCAGAATTATCCCGATGAAGCTCCTCAAGCCTTGCTCGACAAAGCCAAAATCCTAGAAAAGCTCAACAGCAAAGTGTCTGCTGGCCAAGCTCGTAAGTCGGTATTGACCCAATATGCTAGTTCTGATGCTGCGGCTAATTATCGTTGGCAAATGGCTCAAAAAAAAGCAGCAAAAGGCCAGCTACAACAAGCATGGCAATGGGCGCAACCGATTACCACCAACAATCCCGATAGTGACATCGCTGCCCAAGCTGGGTTCTGGGTAGGTCGATGGGCAAGTAAGCTGGGGCGTCCTAATGATGCTAAAGCTGCCTTTGAGCATGTACTGGCTCGTTATCCAGAATCCTACTATGCATGGCGGTCGGCCAACTATTTAGGCTGGAATGTAGGGGACTTCACCTCCGTGCGCTACTTAATGCCAAAAGTGGTCAGACCCCAAGCTAGACCTTTACTAACCGACGGTTCTGCAACCCTCAAAGAACTGTACAAGCTTGGTCAAGATCAGGATGCTTGGGCTCTGTGGCAAGTGGAATTAGGAGACCGTAAGGAACTCAGTGTCTCAGAGCAATTTAGTGATGGTTTATTGCGCCTAGGGATTGGGGATAATCTCAAAGGCATTAACCAAGTCTGGAGCCTAAAACGACGAGAGACTCCCCAAGAACAAGCCGAATGGGCAGCACTGCGTGACGACCCAAAGTACTGGCATGCTCTATTTCCCTTCCCTTTCCTAAATTCAATTGTTAACTGGTCTGGTCAACGGGAGCTTAATCCCTTACTCGTAACTGCCCTAATTCGCCAAGAGTCTAGATTTGAACCAGAAATCCGTTCCGTTGCTGGTGCCATGGGTTTAATGCAAGTGATGCCAGCAACAGGTAGTTGGGTTGCCCAAAAAATCCAGTTGAAAGAATACAATCTTAAAAACCCTGATGACAACATTAAATTAGGGACATGGTATCTAAGCTTTACCCACCAACAGAACAGTAACAACTCTTTATTAGCCGTTGCCAGTTACAATGCCGGTCCCGGTAATGTATCAAAATGGGTGAATAGATACGGTTTTAGTGACCCCGACGCCTTTATTGAAAAAATCCCCTTTCGAGAAACCAAAGGTTACGTGAAAACAGTGTTTGGTAATTATTGGAATTATTTACGACTCTATAATCCTGATATTTCCCGGATGGTAGAAGCTCACGCTGCTAATAAATCCGTAGCATCATCTAATTAA